In a genomic window of Nyctibius grandis isolate bNycGra1 chromosome 4, bNycGra1.pri, whole genome shotgun sequence:
- the SLC25A29 gene encoding mitochondrial basic amino acids transporter isoform X2 gives MMGLTFINALVFGVQGNTLRALGKDTPLNQFLAGSAAGAIQCIICCPMELAKTRMQLQGTGEYKLKMKNYKNSLDCLIKIYRKEGLRGINRGMVSTFIRETPSFGFYFLTYDCMTRYLGCEAEDSYVIPKLLFSGGMSGIVSWLSTYPVDVIKSRLQADGVGGVTQYNGILDCVRKSYHEEGWRVFTRGLTSTLLRAFPVNAATFATVTVFLMYMRSEDNLRECEQGPVIQQPSSL, from the coding sequence ATGATGGGACTTACCTTCATTAACGCGCTTGTGTTTGGTGTGCAAGGAAACACACTTCGTGCTCTTGGAAAAGACACTCCTCTAAACCAGTTCCTTGCAGGGTCAGCGGCAGGGGCTATCCAGTGCATCATCTGCTGTCCCATGGAGTTGGCAAAGACAAGAATGCAGCTTCAAGGAACAGGTGAAtacaaactgaaaatgaagaacTACAAAAATTCTCTGGATTGTTTGATCAAAATCTATCGAAAGGAAGGGCTGAGGGGTATCAACAGGGGCATGGTCTCTACGTTCATAAGAGAGACTCCAAGCTTTGGCTTTTACTTCCTGACCTATGACTGCATGACCAGGTATTTAGGCTGTGAAGCTGAAGACAGTTATGTCATTCCCAAACTGCTGTTTTCCGGGGGGATGTCAGGAATCGTGTCCTGGCTCTCAACCTATCCCGTGGATGTGATCAAATCCCGGCTTCAGGCCGATGGAGTTGGAGGCGTTACACAATACAATGGCATTTTAGACTGCGTCAGAAAGAGTTACCATGAAGAAGGCTGGAGGGTGTTCACAAGAGGTCTTACTTCCACGCTTCTCCGTGCTTTTCCTGTCAACGCAGCTACCTTTGCTACTGTCACTGTGTTCCTAATGTATATGAGGTCAGAAGACAACCTTCGTGAATGTGAACAAGGTCCAGTCatccagcagccttccagttTGTGA
- the SLC25A29 gene encoding mitochondrial basic amino acids transporter isoform X1, with amino-acid sequence MALDFLAGCVGGAAGVLVGHPFDTVKVRLQVQSIEKPLYRGTFHCFQSIIKQESAFGLYKGIGSPMMGLTFINALVFGVQGNTLRALGKDTPLNQFLAGSAAGAIQCIICCPMELAKTRMQLQGTGEYKLKMKNYKNSLDCLIKIYRKEGLRGINRGMVSTFIRETPSFGFYFLTYDCMTRYLGCEAEDSYVIPKLLFSGGMSGIVSWLSTYPVDVIKSRLQADGVGGVTQYNGILDCVRKSYHEEGWRVFTRGLTSTLLRAFPVNAATFATVTVFLMYMRSEDNLRECEQGPVIQQPSSL; translated from the exons GTTCGTCTACAAGTCCAAAGTATAGAGAAACCTCTCTACCGTGGGACCTTCCATTGCTTTCAGTCCATCATAAAGCAAGAATCT GCTTTTGGACTCTATAAAGGTATTGGGTCACCAATGATGGGACTTACCTTCATTAACGCGCTTGTGTTTGGTGTGCAAGGAAACACACTTCGTGCTCTTGGAAAAGACACTCCTCTAAACCAGTTCCTTGCAGGGTCAGCGGCAGGGGCTATCCAGTGCATCATCTGCTGTCCCATGGAGTTGGCAAAGACAAGAATGCAGCTTCAAGGAACAGGTGAAtacaaactgaaaatgaagaacTACAAAAATTCTCTGGATTGTTTGATCAAAATCTATCGAAAGGAAGGGCTGAGGGGTATCAACAGGGGCATGGTCTCTACGTTCATAAGAGAGACTCCAAGCTTTGGCTTTTACTTCCTGACCTATGACTGCATGACCAGGTATTTAGGCTGTGAAGCTGAAGACAGTTATGTCATTCCCAAACTGCTGTTTTCCGGGGGGATGTCAGGAATCGTGTCCTGGCTCTCAACCTATCCCGTGGATGTGATCAAATCCCGGCTTCAGGCCGATGGAGTTGGAGGCGTTACACAATACAATGGCATTTTAGACTGCGTCAGAAAGAGTTACCATGAAGAAGGCTGGAGGGTGTTCACAAGAGGTCTTACTTCCACGCTTCTCCGTGCTTTTCCTGTCAACGCAGCTACCTTTGCTACTGTCACTGTGTTCCTAATGTATATGAGGTCAGAAGACAACCTTCGTGAATGTGAACAAGGTCCAGTCatccagcagccttccagttTGTGA